The Diabrotica virgifera virgifera chromosome 4, PGI_DIABVI_V3a genome segment ACATCGTGGTCTTGTTTTTGAATAGACCCAAACAGACCGGTGCCAGTGGTTTGTCGGACTGTTTTGAACAGTGTTCTTAAATACTTCTTGAACTCGGTGTCGCTGACTTCGAAGTATATTTTTTCGATACCTAACGCAGTTTTTAAGGAAAGTCCAACTTTGATTTCATCTGGATTAAAGTCAGTGTGATTAAGGACAAAAAAATCCTCGCCTTGTGTTATTACGTGATGATAGTTTAAACCTGGGGGACAAATACCGTTAGGTTTACTATGATTCAGATGCGCGAATGGTTCCATTGTTATTATAGAATTAGATATATTTAACAGTTCAGAACAAGCTGTAAAGTCAGTTTCATCATCAGTCAATGGGGGATTGTAGACCATTAGGTAAATGTCGCCTATAGTTTTTGCAGTTTGACCCATTAACTTCTCAACTGACTCTgtttttgaattccctgttcGGGGATCCACGTAAGTGTAGTTTACTGTATCAAAGGATCCGCCATATTGAAATCCTTGTACCACCATGCAATTAAAACCGTTGTCTATGGATAGAGCCACCGGCATATCATGTTCAAGGCTTCGACTTATTAAATAATACATCTCTCTGTAAATCGTAGCTAAACGGCCTGGAATTTGCCGCCTGTTTTCTACATAAGCCTCCGAATATAGTTTGCCATTGGTCAAGTTTCTGTCTTTAATAATTTTGTTAACAATATCCACGATACGTAGTCGAAGACGGTAGGCAGAGGTTTTGTACATCAGAGGCAATAAGGCCATTTGAATGTCTTCATCATTGAAGTGTAAAGATGTCAATCCAAAATATCTCAGAAATACTTCACCAATAGAGGGACCGCAACTATTCTGACAACGCCATTTTATCTTAGGCATATCTAAATATTTTTCGTAGACAGTTGGCTTAGATGTATAAAGGGTTTCCTTGCATTCTTCTGTAATCGAGTTTGGGCTTTGTGCTCCACAGATTATAGGGACTACAACCGACCATGTGATTAATGTGAGTTTCTGAAAAGAAAATATAAGTTGCGTTGTAATATGTAAACTGTTTAGTTTTCATGTAACAAATAGTATGCAATATTCAAAGCCCAAGAAATGATCATGCTGAGAATAAATCTGACAACA includes the following:
- the LOC114337611 gene encoding uncharacterized protein LOC114337611 isoform X1: MAATTFWYKRWREYKTAIHPAVEDSRHRLVQKLTLITWSVVVPIICGAQSPNSITEECKETLYTSKPTVYEKYLDMPKIKWRCQNSCGPSIGEVFLRYFGLTSLHFNDEDIQMALLPLMYKTSAYRLRLRIVDIVNKIIKDRNLTNGKLYSEAYVENRRQIPGRLATIYREMYYLISRSLEHDMPVALSIDNGFNCMVVQGFQYGGSFDTVNYTYVDPRTGNSKTESVEKLMGQTAKTIGDIYLMVYNPPLTDDETDFTACSELLNISNSIITMEPFAHLNHSKPNGICPPGLNYHHVITQGEDFFVLNHTDFNPDEIKVGLSLKTALGIEKIYFEVSDTEFKKYLRTLFKTVRQTTGTGLFGSIQKQDHDVMVDYMFEHYAYFHFAIRRLAKDKRLNLLEVATNRNRVFDPAKIKAIYKC
- the LOC114337611 gene encoding uncharacterized protein LOC114337611 isoform X3, with translation MNKGVIFNMKLTLITWSVVVPIICGAQSPNSITEECKETLYTSKPTVYEKYLDMPKIKWRCQNSCGPSIGEVFLRYFGLTSLHFNDEDIQMALLPLMYKTSAYRLRLRIVDIVNKIIKDRNLTNGKLYSEAYVENRRQIPGRLATIYREMYYLISRSLEHDMPVALSIDNGFNCMVVQGFQYGGSFDTVNYTYVDPRTGNSKTESVEKLMGQTAKTIGDIYLMVYNPPLTDDETDFTACSELLNISNSIITMEPFAHLNHSKPNGICPPGLNYHHVITQGEDFFVLNHTDFNPDEIKVGLSLKTALGIEKIYFEVSDTEFKKYLRTLFKTVRQTTGTGLFGSIQKQDHDVMVDYMFEHYAYFHFAIRRLAKDKRLNLLEVATNRNRVFDPAKIKAIYKC